A portion of the Deltaproteobacteria bacterium genome contains these proteins:
- a CDS encoding aspartate/glutamate racemase family protein, producing MRTIGLIGGLSPESTVVYYQTLNHLVRARLGGLHSAPLVLYSVDFGHHVEMGQRSDWAGLSRELVAAAQAVERAGAACLLIGANTMHRWADDVAAAVTIPLIHLVDVTAAAIQARGCRQVGLLGTRYTMEDGFYRDRLRERYAIETLVPDATEQQFVHDSIYGELCHGTVTSATQQRYRELVERFQQQGADGVILGCTEIPHILRPEQSAVPLFDTVRIHCEAAVAWA from the coding sequence ATGCGCACGATCGGCCTCATAGGTGGATTGAGTCCGGAATCCACTGTGGTTTATTATCAAACACTCAATCACCTCGTGCGGGCGCGACTCGGCGGATTGCATTCGGCGCCGCTCGTCCTCTACTCGGTCGATTTTGGACACCATGTCGAGATGGGGCAGCGCAGCGATTGGGCTGGGCTCTCGCGGGAGCTCGTGGCTGCCGCCCAAGCGGTCGAACGTGCCGGCGCGGCGTGTCTATTGATCGGCGCCAATACGATGCATCGCTGGGCCGATGACGTGGCGGCAGCGGTAACAATCCCCCTCATACATCTGGTCGATGTCACCGCTGCGGCGATTCAGGCGCGCGGCTGCCGGCAGGTGGGCTTGTTGGGCACGCGCTACACGATGGAAGACGGCTTCTATCGCGATCGGCTGCGTGAGCGCTACGCGATCGAGACGCTCGTGCCGGATGCGACGGAGCAACAATTCGTTCACGATTCGATCTATGGCGAATTGTGCCATGGAACAGTGACGTCGGCCACGCAGCAACGGTATCGCGAGCTGGTCGAGCGATTTCAACAACAGGGCGCCGACGGAGTAATCCTCGGCTGCACTGAAATTCCCCACATCTTGCGCCCCGAGCAGAGCGCCGTGCCATTGTTCGATACGGTGCGGATCCACTGCGAGGCCGCCGTCGCGTGGGCGTAG
- a CDS encoding class I SAM-dependent methyltransferase, whose amino-acid sequence MSQRSTRSLARDDRIVWDRFAETWTTLVRGNDPFRPYVIYPALHRLLGHVAHRRVLDLGCGEGQVARWMAARGAHVTALDHSMALLRHAQTTEARGDITYVHGTASNLSRFASGHFDVVVASMSLMDIYCVRRTIREVARVLAPGGHFVFAILHPCFNPNLGGWWPRRAKQPRFFTMDEYFGERRLLQRWPLRHLNAYNVAMYHRPLSYYTEVLHAVGLGIRRLVEPRPTIAAVKRFPILAPAARVPYFIVMDVAQV is encoded by the coding sequence ATGTCACAACGTTCAACGCGTTCCTTGGCACGGGATGATCGGATTGTTTGGGATCGTTTTGCCGAGACCTGGACTACGCTTGTGCGTGGCAACGATCCGTTTCGCCCGTATGTCATCTATCCCGCATTGCATCGCTTACTTGGTCATGTGGCCCACCGGCGCGTGTTGGATCTCGGTTGCGGTGAAGGGCAAGTTGCGCGGTGGATGGCGGCGCGCGGAGCGCACGTGACCGCGCTCGATCACTCGATGGCGTTGCTGCGGCACGCGCAAACTACAGAGGCTCGTGGCGACATTACGTATGTTCATGGGACGGCGTCGAACCTGTCGCGGTTCGCGAGTGGCCACTTCGATGTCGTGGTTGCTTCGATGAGTCTCATGGATATCTATTGTGTACGCCGGACTATTCGTGAGGTTGCGCGCGTGCTGGCGCCTGGTGGGCATTTTGTCTTCGCAATATTGCACCCCTGCTTTAATCCGAATCTTGGTGGCTGGTGGCCGCGCCGCGCGAAACAACCACGTTTTTTCACAATGGATGAATATTTTGGCGAACGACGGTTGCTGCAACGGTGGCCGCTCAGACATTTGAATGCGTATAATGTCGCCATGTATCATCGGCCGCTCAGCTATTACACTGAGGTATTGCATGCGGTGGGTTTGGGCATCCGCCGGCTTGTCGAACCACGCCCAACTATCGCAGCCGTCAAACGGTTTCCGATCCTCGCCCCGGCTGCCCGCGTCCCGTACTTTATCGTGATGGATGTGGCGCAGGTATGA
- a CDS encoding transposase, whose translation MATYPRYVLIADGCTFHLTWRCHNRAWLLQEPWAKQAYYDLLCRYKDRYHIAIHSYDLMDNHPHLTGTILGTKEELSAFMRTVNGVFARQLNRRLQREGQVVMDRFKSPLIQDDATHLHVMAYGNLNPVRARMVPHIKDYQWTSYHYYANGRPDPLITPAPAYLALGTTDGARQQAYRAMIDELVAAEDAWPASGYTQQAFLGDPHWVHDRYAALQSYRAAKCARVQRQAHKTAYQLAPP comes from the coding sequence ATGGCGACGTATCCTCGCTATGTGTTGATTGCTGACGGCTGCACCTTTCACCTAACATGGCGGTGTCATAATCGTGCCTGGCTGCTGCAGGAACCCTGGGCAAAGCAGGCCTACTACGATCTGCTCTGCCGTTACAAAGACCGATACCACATTGCCATCCATTCCTACGACTTAATGGACAATCACCCCCACCTGACCGGGACGATTCTCGGCACCAAAGAGGAACTCTCCGCCTTCATGCGGACCGTGAATGGGGTGTTCGCTCGCCAATTGAACCGTCGACTACAGCGTGAAGGACAAGTAGTGATGGATCGTTTCAAGTCGCCGCTCATCCAAGATGATGCCACGCACCTGCATGTCATGGCCTATGGCAACCTCAACCCGGTCCGCGCCCGCATGGTGCCTCATATCAAAGACTATCAATGGACGTCGTACCATTACTACGCCAATGGACGGCCTGATCCTCTCATTACACCAGCCCCTGCTTACCTCGCCCTTGGGACTACGGACGGCGCACGCCAACAGGCGTACCGTGCGATGATCGATGAGTTAGTGGCAGCAGAAGACGCCTGGCCAGCATCAGGTTATACCCAGCAAGCGTTTCTCGGCGATCCACACTGGGTACATGATCGATACGCAGCACTCCAATCCTACCGCGCGGCCAAATGCGCTCGTGTCCAGCGACAGGCCCACAAAACGGCTTATCAGCTCGCACCGCCCTAG
- a CDS encoding MOSC N-terminal beta barrel domain-containing protein: MQQLFRLYRHIVKGLQTESVAVAALLPNAGLEWDRNFALQHVSTLSADLIATTAHPWISKKRLLTQHDFPQLARLRPHWDAAQRTLSLWLEDHCLIAADCSTLAGRQRLASVVEEYLAHGAAFERAYHPTMEHVQLLGDAARPQTRYTDANQGPVSVALRASLADMEQRYQHSIDLRRFRINVWLGAARPGTNCNGAVGGSRSAPSHFSSLNRLVAAPISMSIRKLACIASHCSIRWRAGWGTATSASALQS, encoded by the coding sequence ATGCAGCAGCTCTTTCGTCTCTATCGACATATCGTGAAAGGACTACAGACGGAATCCGTTGCAGTGGCGGCATTGCTCCCCAACGCTGGCCTGGAATGGGATCGCAATTTTGCGTTGCAACATGTGTCGACGCTGAGCGCGGACCTGATAGCAACGACCGCGCATCCATGGATCTCGAAGAAGCGGCTCCTCACGCAACACGATTTTCCACAACTCGCACGACTCCGTCCGCACTGGGACGCCGCACAGCGGACGCTGTCTTTGTGGCTGGAAGATCATTGCCTCATTGCGGCCGATTGTTCGACATTGGCCGGTCGGCAACGACTGGCGTCCGTCGTGGAGGAATACCTTGCGCACGGTGCAGCATTCGAACGGGCGTATCATCCGACGATGGAACACGTACAGCTCCTGGGCGATGCGGCACGGCCGCAGACGCGCTATACCGATGCGAACCAAGGCCCAGTGTCCGTGGCACTACGCGCGTCGCTCGCAGATATGGAACAGCGCTATCAGCACTCGATCGACCTGCGGCGTTTTCGTATTAATGTGTGGCTGGGGGCGGCACGGCCTGGAACGAATTGCAATGGAGCGGTCGGCGGCTCACGATCGGCGCCGTCACACTTCAGCTCACTAAACCGATTGGTCGCTGCCCCAATATCGATGTCGATTCGGAAACTGGCGTGCATCGCCAGCCATTGTTCGATCAGATGGCGAGCCGGCTGGGGCACCGCTACCTCGGCATCCGCGCTGCAGTCATAA